A window of Phaseolus vulgaris cultivar G19833 chromosome 4, P. vulgaris v2.0, whole genome shotgun sequence genomic DNA:
ATACAAGAGGAGGAAGAGTTGACATTGGCCATCTTTCAGGTAGATGCTGCTAGTGGAGAAGAAGATGATATTATTCTTCAATCCTTGAAGCTTCAAAGAATACAACCTCCATTATTTAAGGTGAAGCCCATATCACTCATTCCATAATCTCCATTGGTTACACCTTCTACCATAATTGGAACATTTGAAAGCAGCCTTTACcagccaccaccacctcctaaCTTACATTTCATTCTATCTCCCACCCCAACTAGACTGTCTACCCTAGCTAGACTGTCTAGCCTTAGACCACTACCCTTAGATGACCCCCAAAAAGCTAACCATATCAGATCGTCTATGATGAATATATTTTTGTCTTCCATCTATACTCTAGAAAGTACCATCATCCATTCATGGAAGAAACTGTACCATTTCACACGCCCTCCAAACCTACCCGAGTTCCATCCACTATTTCAAGGCTTCTTcatcataatatttttgttacatagTTTACCAAGGTACTGCATGCTCTGGTTAGAAGATCCAGTTGATAGTGTTTCTACACCACTATGGATGAAAAGTCTTGGTTTGTACTGTAGAGGGGATGGTTGAAACAACTGCAACTGCCACTTCCCTCAAGCTAAATGAGGGAGTACTTCTTCTCGCACTTTTATCgtacacatttatttattgattttacattgaggacaatgtgtgatttaagtgtgggggaggagaatcatagtttaggatttatcttttgtgtttttttgtttgaatttctttttgctTCTGTTAAAATAAATCAGCTTTTTAGGATGGTCTAATGGCTGAcatgttttataattcttgaaaatcttggcttcttgatatttttgtttggattttcttaaaaattgataaataagttattatgagaaattttgggttgaatctTTTGATAAATTGTCCCTAGTGAGTTTTTGAGCCTTAAttaatatatcatttaatttatttatttttagtgtgttttcacTCATGTTTGCTTATACTCTAGAACTTAGCTTGATTCTTTGTTTCACAACTGTGATTTACATGCATGAACTGATATGATAGAGACATTCTTTGTGTAAATTAACCCACTAGCCATATTAGCCTACCTTTATGATAATCAATTTGTTAGCCCCTGAGCCTATAGCCTATTTCTTGTTTTTAACCCTCATTACAAGactcaaaacagaaaaaccatgATTGTCCCTACCTTAGAAGATAAAGGAGCTTTGAAATTATTTGGGAATAGGTTTTTGAATAAGTGTAGAGGTGTATCTCATTTTCATAATTTACCTCTTCagttttaaagaaaacaaagaaaaaaagaaaatggatagaaaaacaaaggaatacaacaagaaaaagaaaagcaaagcaaaaaagaaaataagagtggatcctctaatacattggattgactgtctattatatgaaaaaaaatgatatcttgaaataaaaagaggagTTGAATTGTCATAATACTTATACTTATTTTTAGACCTATCGTCCATtgctcctttgtttttctatggttttTAAGCCTATTTTCCCACTTTTACCTACCTTTACCTTAGCCTCATTATATCCCTTATGAAGACCTCTTGATCTTTGATTGCATGTTTTTTTCGATTGTTGTGAATATTAGAGTCTTGTTAAGCATATGGTAGTGTTTGTTTGCATGAGTGTTGAGTGTAAATACAAACCCTAAACACTTGAGAGTTGGAGAGTGTCCAATGAAgttttgtcaattttgattcaaccttTGATTTTAATTACCTgcttgtatattaaaatataagaatttccattcacatttttcttgattccttgatttcttaaaattatatctTGTCTTTCATTATGAATTCTTAGAATTTTCTATTTTGTTATTTGcactgtttttcttttctttttaaaccttAGAGTATTTTGCCCAGGAGTGCAAAAGGATAAGTGTGGTGgtatttgatgagcatatatttatttacacTCAATAACTTTAATCATGGATTATtgaactataataataaataaatttgttattttaattaatattcatataattgggtttatttgggccttaactattatctttggtaattttgtgtttttagggtaaatgatttgaagcatctacctttgtgaatgagTCAAATATGTAAAAGTCCAAGTtacttctttgaatcaaaacagaaaacaaattttgaggagaagaaagagaaaaataaaatctataatgtctcaaaaacagaattgaaagcaaatcttctgcaaaatacaagaattctggaaagatggaaacttggaaactgttaacaaaatataaactgcaatattttcccaatatccttggagcagaaaagtctataaaaggacacaagtaTCAAGGAGAAAGGGGAGAGCTTCATAggattttcttagtttatttttctcttagtaattcttttgttttgcctccgcatggaaggctaaaccttttttgttgattcctttgtaattttccattgagttctgaggttttgttcaataaaagttttgatttttaattctctataaaagttgtttttattgtctaatctcctggaaaactggtttttgtgagaggttgtaacgcatgattgagagtcttccttgtcttaaactttggtttcttagttagttcgcattgttctgattaatttcttgggcgcatgattcaagagagaggaggtaagcattcccatggagtatacgcatggaacaaagtgggtattgattaaaccagtagacgcatattttactggtgagtttcagttgaatagattggcgcatgttcaatctggtttaactctgttggaggattgagaaaagattaatctttagagaacctgtgaagaattcaatggtggaagaaatTGGAGATcaacttctttttattttctatttcaatctcttttatattttctgcataaCTATCTTACcccttttttattattgttgttattactAACTTTTCATTACTTGTAGATAGATTTTGAATTCGGTTAACTGAATCACTATTGGATttgttgggagacgacttggggtcatctaGCCACAATTATAcaatcatctctctagtgttagacaagtctacactagattcatattaatttgacagcaaaacgacaactatcaaTGTGCATATCCACAACTAAATGTAGGTCGAGGATATGTATAGATTTGCATAAAGCTGAGTTTTGACTCCAAGATTTGGTTGTCGAATTTTGCTAAAGAAGGGAGATTTATCTCTAGAAATTATAAGTATATAACTAAGTATGAAAACTAAGTAAGCAGTGTGTGTGAttgatatatatttataaacattttttagtttggactgaaagattataaaaatatttaaaataaataagaaatactattaattattaaatatttatcatttaatcaattattattatataaatattcaaaCTATACGATTACATCTAATTTAAAtgagttatattttttaatttattattgtatatCTTAGATATGgtcacaaaaaataataatgttgtaACAGAACTTGATGAAATGTTTTTTCTAATCTTCTTAGTTTTTTAAACTATACGGTCTATAAATTGATTATAGtgtaaaaaaattctaaattaaaagTTGTATAAAGAAGTGAATTTCAAatctaactcaactttataaaactCACTAATTTATATGGTGAAATTAataactatttatatattataaggGGGATTCCTaacaaattcaataaaatatatataaatattgagGAACAGATACAACACTCACACATCGTCGTGTTTGTAGAGTGAGGAATTGTCAACTTCACTATGGAGGAGGTAGGGAAACAAGTGTAACGTAGGTACTTTTGGATGTATGCCAAACTCGCTTCTAGGGTTGGAGATGTCATTATGCGAGCAAGGACGTGTTTGCAGGAAAAAATGCCTCTAGTGTTGAGGATGTAATACTGAATAATACAACAAAAGTATATTAACAATTGCATAGGACATCCACCGGTTTACAATAGCGTTTCTTgttcaaaatttcattttttacaaCAAATTACAAAAACATTCGCCGTTTCATCAATCTATTGATATCATTTTGGacaatattaacatatatatttaagGGAAAGAAAAGAAGAGGAAGTTTCCTCTATTTATCAAGATATTAACCATTTTGTACAACAACTCATTCACATAGATTAAAccggaaaaaagaaaaagaaaaagaaaggctTCTAAAAAACTTGTCGTTTCACCTACAAGATTCAAGagaaaaagttgtttttatcagaaaaaacaAAGCGAGCCATTATTCAAGCCGAGGACTCAAGCCCTAACTCCATCGAGTCACCGCTACTTTTCACTTCtattcttctcttcttcattgGAACCATGTGATGAACACGTGAAACCGGTTCAAACCCAAGCCTCAATTCCAAACCAATTTCATTGCCACTTTCGTCGATTCGATCACTCATCTTTGTCTCACCAAATAGGTTACCAGTTTCCACCGACACCACACTCTCACTCTCTTTGCTCTCTCCTTCCAAAATGGCCGCAGCTTCCGACAAGTGGCTCAGTCCCGACTCATGACTTCTAGTCTGCTTCGTCTCCGGTTCAACCGGACCAAACCCGATTCCCTCCGAGCCTTTCGGTTTGATAACTACGTCGCCGCCGGTTCGCTTAACCCGGATTCGACTCTTCCCCTTCTGACTCCTGTTCGCTGAGTTCTCATCTTTCGACACGTGGCGAATGTCGTAGGCCTTCAGTGGCGGCGCCCGCCCATTAGCCGCCACCTCGGATGTGATTGGTGTGACGGACTCGCCTCTCAAAACGGCTTCCACGGCGGCTTGACAAAGCTGCCAGCTTCCCGACCATAACAAACCCACCGACCCGTAAATCGGGTTCACAATTCGACCACATGCCTCGTACAACAAGGAACGAAAAATCGCTGCAGACAAAAAACAAACACCAAAACCAAAATCAATTACACGTTTCAAAATGGAAAACGATGCTTTTGAAATACCTGCATGCAACATGATTTGtggttaaacttttttttttctttagctCTTTAAAAggaatttcaattaaaatttactttaattctgctaaatatatattaactttATCAAACGAGCCTTTATCGTGTTGTGTCTCCGAATTAAcccaaaaaaatagaaaatcaaatgaaaattaaagaaaaagcgAAGTGTAAATTTAACCATTACTGACAAAATTTCctttcttaaaaagaaaaaaaaatcaagagacGAAGCTGTTGTGTTAAGACAACTGCATGTAAGGTTTTTCTTTACGTTTCTTAGATAAACTGTTTGGAAACTTCTATCAGCCGGATTTGGTGAAGAAACACTCTAATTCCCACAAAAAGTTTGTAGCAAAATTAGATTTGAGTTTTGCTCGAAAGAACTTAAACATGCAACAGAGGAAATTAAAGAATTGAAAAAGCGATTCCAAATTCCAAATTCGAACCTGGTCGAAGTTGTTGAGGGCCAGCGTTGATGAGATTCAAGAGACCAGCACGACCATAGAACTTAGCAAGAAAAACTGTGGCATTGGCCTGCGATTCTGGGTTCTTGATCCATTCCAAACACGGCCTTATGCTACAATCTTCACTGCATCCTTTTCGCAACACACGACAACCGTTACAACTCATTCGCATTTTCTCACAACCCTAGTTTCTTTTTGATAAACCCCAATTGAAGTTTCCAAGAACAATTCAGGAGAAAAAAAGTGAGAGAAAAttggaaaatattttgattGGAATTGGAATGGTGAGAGAAAGAGGGAACTTTATAGTGTTGGTGTTCCGGCGCTGCTGGGTTTCTCACATGTTGTGGGTTTCTAAagaattgttttttcttttcttttattattattattttttgttatcatttattatttttcctaaCATGACATAAGATGAAAATGGTTTTgaggtttttatttaatttccaCATTGAAGGAGGTGGTGGAACTTCGGACCACTTTCTAGTTTGAAGCGAAGAGTAatgattctattttttttccattcatTTAGGGCGACCGCACCCACTCTCACCTCTCGCGCGTGCCCTACACATCCTGCCCACGTGGCTCACCTCAGTGGCGTGGAACATCAAGCGCATGCCACCCCATGATCATCCATATTACACAagattttttcataaaaaaaatagaatgtctttgttttcttttgaaaaaaccaaatatttatttattattttaattctaacttATATGTGACTAAGATTATAATTAACGGTGTTAATATCTCTACGaaagaaataattatattttgttatgaaaaaaaatctttgaaaacttttataaataatactgcaaatattattattgtatatgTTGTTTTTAACTTCTAACAAATTcgtaaaagaatataaaataaattcatgtaAAATTATAAgtcattgataaaaaaatatttcttgcaatatatcatgattttttcttttataattaaatataaataggtTTTATTAATCAAagatttaaataagttttaaagccaactaaaattagttaatttcaattctttaatgtagaaatatatatatatatatatatatatatatatatatatatatatatatatatataaaccttTTACACAAGTATAATAGAAAGTGTAATAAAACTTGATTTTATATTGTTTCACTAAATATTAGTTTAGttcattttgtttaaatttttttaaaagattttactATTGATAATAcgaatatttttatgattaattattatttatatacgTATACCCTTTCGATTATCTCTCTTATctttttagattaaaaatataagtacATTTTAACATTGAGTTACTTCTAACTTTTATAAGTATTATCCTAGTGCAACTTAAATGTTTGTTAACTATATGTTGGTAAATCATCCTTTATTATGCTTAAACActtaaataaaatcattaatcttcaaaatttaatattatttattattattaaaacacTTGAGATTAATGTGTCATATTAATACTGTACTAAATAGTTAAGACTAGAAGGTGAAAAGTAGAGTTTTTAAGTGAAACAAGTTTAAAATGaattaatacaataatatacatattttccttATTTGTCTTTAATCTTTGAAACTAACTTTGAATTATAGTTCTTCTATTTGTGAAAAACATAATATTGAAACACTATTTTGTTTAATAGTCAAACTTTGTGTTTAATACTTTTattgaaattacaaaaagatttttaaaatccttcaaaaaaaaaaatctcattctttatgttttctcttattttacattaattCTATTAGTTTCATGTGTATATATTGTAAAATCCTACCTATACACATTCTTAATATTATCAATGATATTGACATCCATTTGAGTCCCTTTTACCATAATGTTGTCGAAGGAAATCCCCATGATATATCAAAACAACTTCAAATTACATATGAATTCTCAATTATACTTCTAACATGAACCATGTTTAGAAAAAGGTATGGAAACTCAATGTCCTATAGATATATGTTTTAACCCCTTGTCCACCTTACTACAAAGGATTAGGAACTTAAAAAATAAGTCAAATTGCAGCTAAAATCAAAGTAAAATCGGTGCACTATAGTTCCAAACAAggatcaataaaaaaaaagccAAAATGTGGTCTATCCCACTTGGTTTGAAACTTTTATTCTACACACTCTCCTACTCTAGTTTTTGTCCATAATGAGGTTTCTCCTAGGGTTGGCCATCCAAGTGAGGCCTAAAAAGGGTCCCAATTGAGGCTCGTACGTGTCTCTACAAAAGTTCCCCAAAATgaaataagaaattaattacTCCTATACATTAtctacaaaatatataaaactagaaaaaatgaaaagaagtcCTAATATTCTACACTCCAAAGGAGGAAAGTCTTTTTCTTAGATCTTCTTCTTCAATCTTCCTAGTCATGAACCTTGTCGAAGACCCAATGTGAACTATTTCACATGGTCCTTCGTCATATAAGCTAACACATATTACAcaacatatatatttattctaCGTAGCTGTGAATGTTTGTTGCTTTTATATGCTAAGAATACATGTTTAAGAACAAGTCACATCAATGATCCTTAGATAAggagttaattttttattttttttaaatccctAACACTAGCATTGTTACTTGTGGAAAGACTATATATGTTTCATACAACTCTACGCTTTAAGCAAAATGAAGCAAAGACACATTGTTCAAGAAGAGATAAGTACATTTAGATATCGGGATATTatgtaaagaagaaaagaacaaTTCATGTTGCAATGGATTACATTTAATGCATCCTTCACAGTCAAACTCATCCGATGCAATGACAACATTCAAGTGCGTTGAAACTAAATGGCCACAAATAATTTTGCAATGGCTACATTCTTCAGTGTCTACACAAAGTCATTCCTCAAAAAGAAGAATAAGCTTGATAAAGTAGCATAGCGctgaaactttttcaaaattcttcATGCCTCCAAAAACCTTCATAGAGAAAAATGTGAGTGTTATCGTAACAAACCAAAATAAGGCTCAAACCTCATATATGTTGAAAGATGTTATTCCTCTCTAGAGGGTGACCTAATGATCAGTTTTACCACTAATAAGATGTTTACCTTTCTTAACTAGGAGTGGTACAATTTAAAGAATACTCGATTTTAGCCAAAGAGTGGTTGGTTCCAAAGAATACTCATAGGATTTGGTAGGAATGACTACGTTCCCAAACAATACTAAAGGACTTATTCAGGATTGACTATGTTGCCAAAAATATACTTAAGGGATTAGCCAAAAGTGACTATGTTCCTAAATAATACTCAATGGGTTATCCAAAAGTGACTACGAGCCCAAAGAGTACTCACATTGTACTTCACAACATTAGTCTGTTTAGTGGAATTCAATTTGTTGATTGAGAACTAGATGTAGTCTATTGAGTCAAACAACCAATCTAAAATTTTTGTGCATTTCTCTTCCACTTTATCTTCCATGTTATTATAGTCTATACAAATTTAAGAGGGAGAGTCATTGTAAAAACGGTTACAAGTACGGTCATACTCCCATACCACGTACGATCATACCAATCAACTACACATACAAGTAAggataaactaatttaatttaaaacattatacATATGATACATATATAACATATACACATATATAACTCATCAAGAAGGCATAAGGCAAGTTACACCAATACATTATTCCAGAATGAACTTATTCCTCACAACATCTCCAATGAACaatatatattgaaatattGTCACAAAATATGAGAATtcttacactacaaaaaaatcattaattaaagACTAAtgttagagacaaaaaaaataactcgttactatattaactaaattagataatattttagagactaaaaaattatcggtatctaaaatagtatctattattaataaattctttctaaattggtatctaattaattaccaaaattttaactacaaaAAATTGTGAAgtacattaaaattaatttttatctaaaattaatttctatttaatgattttcttatagtgttaattcaaattcaaaaatctTCTTAACTTTTCACCATCATAAttcttaaatatttactaattttaaagacataaaatatcataaactttttttttcttttattattagcAAAAATACATACGCTTTCGTACatgtatattcatatttttgttgcattaaaaaatatataattttattatttttatgattaattagtttaaaaaatagaaaaataatacagTTTAAAATGTgtatatacatataattttataaaaaatagttttaaaataaaataaaaaaactattttaatcaatttaatattttaatcattttaaaataaaaagaagctattttaatcattttaaaataaaaagaagctattcaattatttaaattgttaaataaataaataaatgattttttgtttattaaagaGTAAAATTGTTGAATTAAAAATTTGGCACGTACGTTATCAAATACTGTATCCTCTTTGTATGatgatataaataatattacataataacaaaaataatattaaagaaataaataaagttactaataataaataaaataatcttaCTTTATCTATTTTTTACCATTTTATATCTCGTTTATGTAATCTAAATTTTCACTTATTTAAATTCTCTTTTTTACCTTTTTACTTTCTGTCTCCGCGTCTAAATAAAGCCTACGGTCACTTATTTTATCCcattttgatatattttaagaactactaactttttaattttatttttaccgTCTTCTCTAAGCttcaattcaataaaaaattaaagatgaatttaatattagtcaaataataataacatatttataaataaccgcaaaatatatttgttatcCGATGTTCTATTCAcaattttctttgatttttaacaaataaaaaatattttttttaaaggatttAAATTCacttttgatttctaaaattttacAAACATGTAATCTTGATGctctaaattttaattttttaaaattaaacagttttgattttctcaaattatttaagaaaaatgtctcataataataacaccaattctttatttatatcacttaaaaaaatcagaaaatagAAACCAAATAATTGTTACAATAGTAACCAAATTAGacatcattttagaaactaaaaaaaattagtttctaaattagtttatatgatagttaaatagtttctaaattgatatctaattagcaaccaaggttttaactaccaattatttagtttctaaatttggtagaaaaacatTGATTGTTAAtttgatatcaatttaaaaattatttaacaattatagaaactaatttaaaaaccaatttttttttaatttttaaaatggtctctaatttagttactattgcaactaattattttttatctaaaaaatactttttatttcatgattttcttgtagtgtataaaatattaataagatatttaactatgaaatttaatatatgtaGTCCCAAGtaatatgttaatattttttactaacttcaattattgataaaataatttttttagtctgaTACAATCTTATCATcacttaattaaaaattatcaaataaagtgAAGTTGTGTTAAAgtgttttattaattaaattttaactaaaattgtGTTTAGtcgatttatttattttaataactttttaaaaaatatttatgttaataaataaaa
This region includes:
- the LOC137837205 gene encoding LOB domain-containing protein 41-like, with translation MRMSCNGCRVLRKGCSEDCSIRPCLEWIKNPESQANATVFLAKFYGRAGLLNLINAGPQQLRPAIFRSLLYEACGRIVNPIYGSVGLLWSGSWQLCQAAVEAVLRGESVTPITSEVAANGRAPPLKAYDIRHVSKDENSANRSQKGKSRIRVKRTGGDVVIKPKGSEGIGFGPVEPETKQTRSHESGLSHLSEAAAILEGESKESESVVSVETGNLFGETKMSDRIDESGNEIGLELRLGFEPVSRVHHMVPMKKRRIEVKSSGDSMELGLESSA